A window of Candidatus Nanoarchaeia archaeon genomic DNA:
CATTCAGCCTTACCATAGACAACACGCTGCCTTCTGTAACAAACCTCCTAATCTCCGACATTGACAACATCACAAGAAGCCAGGACGTCGTAACCTTCAACGTCACAGTTACAGACGCCCATTTCAGCTCAGGAAAAGTCACCTTAGGAAATGCATCCTTGCTAACCCTTAGGAACAATACACCAACAGTATGGAATATTACAACTCCAGTAAGTTCCTTTGACTGCACCCAGACAGACGGGCCATGCATCCTGACCCTTGCCGTAGAGGACGACGCAGGAAACATCAACAGATCAGAAAGAATAGCATGGCAAATAGATGATGCCGCTCCAAGAGTCTTCAACATCACAACAAACGATTCTAACAATATTGTGAAAAGCACTGAAACGATAAACATATCAGTAAATATTACAGACACAAATGCAATAACAAACGTATCTCTCAATGGAACGCTCCTGTCAAAATCAGGAAATCGTTTTTCAACTGTAAACTCAACATCCCAATTCTGCCCTGGAGTGACCAATGGCTTCTGCCAGCTCACCTTTAATGCAACTGATATTGCAGGCAATCTCAACAGCTCAGAAACTCTCACATTTATCGTTGACGAGACATCCCCCTCAGTAGCAGCCTTGAGCACCTCTGATTCTGACAACATTGTTGCTCCAACTACTGTCATCACTCTAACCGCAAACGTCTCTGATAGTAACGGGATTGCATCAGTCTTCTTCAATGACACAATCCCCATGCTTCCTGCATCAGGCAATCTTTACACTCTCCAGAACACGACATCATATTTCTGCCCTGGCATTAGCGATGGAGCATGCAAGCTGAACTTCACCGCAATTGACTATGCAGGAAACAGGAACAGCACACAAACACTCACATTAACCGTCGATAATAGCGCCCCGGCCTCTCCAAACTTCACCCAGACACCTTCAATCGTCACTAACTCTGATAATGTAACCCTCAACATCACCTGGACTGATGTAAATGGCATTGCTTCAGTATTGATAGAGCACAATGCAACAGGAAACTTCACAAACGCAACTGTGACAAATGTCTCTAATGTCTACTCTGCAACAATCCCCTCTTCGCTTATTGATAACCATGAAACGATTGCATGGAGATCAACAGCAAGAGACAATGCAGGAACAACAACAACCACTTCTCTCATGTTCTTCACAGTAACCAACAGAGCTCCAAACTCAAGCTCTATCCTCCCCATCGCCTGGCAGGAAGAGACAACCACGAGCATTAACCTCTCCATCTACTTTGCTGATTCAGATGGTGACTCCCTGATATTTAGCATAACCAATCCGCCTGAAAGAATTAATGCAGCAATCAATGGGCAGATTGTAACCCTCACAGCGCCTTCGAACTTCTTTGGGCTTGATTACATCGTCTTTAATGCAACAGACAGCTTCCTGTCCAACCTATCCAATAATGTGACTTTGAATGTTACAGATATCAATGATGCTCCTGTTGTCTCAGCAGTATCCGATATCGCGCTCCAGGAAGACACCTCAAACACAACCCTGAACCTCAGCAGCCTTGTAAATGACTCAGACACTCCAAAATCCAGCATCACCTGGTCCGCAACCATCATCAACAATCCAAACATCTCAGTCCTGATTAATCAAAGCACAAAGATTGCAAATATCTCCTCTTCAAACAACTTCACTGGCACAGCAAAGCTCTTCTTCACTGCGAATGATGGGGCTGCCTCAGCAGACACCAACCTTATCACAGTCAATGTAACGCCAATTAACGATCCTCCAACAGCCACTCTCTTGCTCAGCCCCGGCCTCAATGCCCTTGTCGGGCCAAACGTCAGCCTGACTTGGTCTCCAGCAAGCGATATTGATGGTGTTGTCTCATACCTCGTCGTCCTAAACGCATATCCCAATCCAAATACTACTGCAGCCCAGACGACATCGGCAGCAGCTGACATCACCAGCCTTGCTGACCAAACCTATTATTGGAGAGTCATTTCAACAGATGGAAGCCTCAATACCACGTCTGAAACACGGAATTTCACAGTCAGGCTCAATACTCCTCCAAATATCACCTCAGTCTATCCATCAACAAATCCAACGATAGCAGAAAACCAGACTCAGCGTTTCAACGCTTCCTTCAATGATAGGGAAAATAATATCATGACTGCAAACTGGTTTGTGGACAACGTGATCCAATCTGCAGGAGCAAGCTCAGACCTTCAGCTTAACCACAGCTTCTTCAATTACGTTCCTGCATTCAATGAATCCGGCCAGCGCACCGTCAGGTTTACGGTGATAGACCAGTTTAGCCAGACAACAAACTACACATGGACCATCACAGTCTCAAACTCCAATAGAGCTCCTCTCTTCACCCACAGCCTTTCCGGCCCTGACGCAAGGGAAGACCTTCCTTACATCTTTGATATCAACTGCACAGATCCTGACAATGATTCAGTAACCTTTGCAACCACTGCGCCAGGATTCAGCATCTCCGGCGGTAACCTCACATTCATCCCAGGAAATAACAATGTTGGAACTGCTTCTGCCAACATCACCTGCTCTGATGGAAGCCTTTCAACCCTGGGCACAGTCTCCTTCCTTGTCATCAACACCAATGATGCGCCGAACATCACGTCATTCTCGCCATCAGCCCAGAAGATCATCCTCAACACGCTCCAATCCCAGGCATTCAGCATAACAAGCATAGACAGCGACGTCGGGGATACTGCAGGCCTTGCAACAACATGGCTTGTCAACAATGCAACACAAGGAACCGGCTCAACCTTCAGCTTTGGCCCAACAAGCCTGGCAGGAGATTATTCCATCACAGCAAGAGTAAGGGATAACTCAAATGCAGAAGCCTCACGCGGTTGGAACCTTACTGTAAGCGTTGTTCCAAGATCAGAGAATATCAGTGGAAGCATCTTAAACCTCACTCCCCAGCAAGCCCAGGCAGCAGCCAATATCACCATTGAAAAGCCATCTCAGGGCACTATTGATTTCAGGAACAACATCCTAAACCTCACAAATCTTGCAGCTCTTGATGAGGTCGTTAAGATCGAGCCCGGGATTATTGCCATTGACACAGACCGGGCCCCGCAACTGAACAGATCAGCCCATATCATCATGCGGGGCTTAAGCTTCACATCAACTCCAGCCATCTACTATAACAGAGGCTTCAACCTCGGCCTCAATGACTCAAACACCCAGCGCTGCCCTGACAGCCTTTGCTCCAACATAACCTATCAGGCAGGGACACTTGAGTTTGATGTAGCGCATTTCACCACATTTTTGACAGGAAGCGAGGATCAGCCTCCTCAATTCACCACCTCTCCTCCAACCACCGCAATCATCAATACAACCGTAGTCTATGATGCAAACGCTGCCGATCCGGAAAATGCTGCAGTAGCCTACCAGCTGCTCCAGGCTCCTGAAGGGATGTCCCTCAATAATGCAACAGGCTTGATCACATGGAATGCAGCAAGCCTTGGCAGGTTCGATGTTGTCCTTCAGGCATCTGACGGATCACTCGCATCAACCCAAAGCTTTACCATACGGGTCAGGACTTCAACAAATCTCCTGATAAGCAACGTGGATGCAAAGGTGGACAGCAAGAGAAGCAGCAACCTGGCAGATGGAGACAGTATCAGGAGAGACGCAGAGCCTGAGTCCAAAGTAAAATTCGAGATTGAGCTTGAGAACACAGGAAACACAGAGATGCAGGACGCAGCAGCAACCATAATCCTTGAAGGCATCGATGATGGAGATGATGATGAGGAAGACACAGATTCCTTTAACCTCCAGCCAGGCAGGAAGAGGAGCGAGAGCGTTTCCTTTACCATTCCGCTTGTCGTTGATGAAGACACCTACAGGGTTATCATCCGGGCAGAGGGCACAGAGGCGAATGGCACTCTTGCAGAAGACGAGATAGAACTTTTCCTTGACGTCAACAAGAACAAGCATTCCCTCCAGATCAGGAATGCTGAAGCAAACCCCAATCCAGCAATCTGCGAGAAGGATGTTGAGCTCAGATTCCAGGTCATGAACCTTGGAGAGGATGATGAAGACGAGGTGAGCATTAAGGCAAGCAGCCCAGGCCTTGGATTCTTAAGGACTGAAACAGACATCTCGCTGGATGCAAACCAGGATGAGGAGAGCAGGCTCAACAGGGCCTATACCATCCCAGTCCAGGATATAGCGCCAGGATCCTATCCTATAACGATTACAAGCTTCTATGACAGCAAAGAGGAGTCCCAAAAAACCGTCCAGCTGGAGAAGGTAGAATGCGAATTCGAGCCGCTTCCAGTGAGGCCTAGCCAGCAGAGGCTTGAGCCTGTCCAGGTGATACGGACAACCACAGGCCTCCCTCCTTTGCAGACCCTGCCGGCAGCCCAGAGGCTGCAGCCAGCGGCGCAGACTAAAGCCCAGGCTCCTACAACGCAACAGCCAGGGGCCCAGCCTTCCCAGGAAAAGCCTTCAATTACAACAGTCCCGCAGCCTATCCAGGTAGATGGTTCACTGATACTAACCTTTATGATTATTGGCTTGATCGTCCTTGGAGGCCTTGCGATTTACGGTATAGGCTATCTGATTATCAAAGCTCCAAGAAGGCCGCTGTACTGATAAATCCTATCAGTTGTCTGGTTCTGTAAGCCGATGTAAAACTATTTAAACAATGTTTGACAAAAGAGAGGAATGCGATCCTTTCCAGAGCTTCTCTCGGCATACCGGTCCTTTCCTGATCCGGTCTATCTGCTCTCAGAATACATCAGCTCCAAGAAGGCATGGCTTCGGGTCTCTGACATCAATAGGCAGATTGCGCCCTGGGTGAACCTCATACGAGAGATCATCAATTCAGCCCAGGCGTATGAGCAGCAGCTCGTGCAAAGGCTTTCCAAGGATATCCAGGAGGTTGAACAGAGCCTCTCCAGCCTCCACACGCTCAAGCCATTTGAGTCAGATTCTGACTTGCATGCAGCCTTTGCCGAAGCAGCTGCAGCTGTGGAAAAGCGCTTGGAAAGGATACGGCGTGAGATGGGCGGCAGAAAAGGGCTCATGGAGCCTGTTGACCTGAGCAAGAATTCCGTATCATCAAGCATGGATCAGGCCAAGCTCTGGCTGCAGGCTGAACTGCAAAAAAACAGGCTTTTCTCATTTCGGAGGAGGGGGCATCTCAGAGCCCAGATGATAAGCTATCTCACCCAGTTTTGCAGCCGGATTGAGAAAGAAGTGCTATTTGAGAAAGAGATAGCAGAATATCTGGCAGATATCCACAAAAAGATAAAGCTGCTCCGTGAGCTTTTCGAAAAGGCAGATATACAAGGCACAGAGAGCATGCCCGGGATATTACGGAAGGAAGAGCTGGCTATTGAGGCTCTCCTGCAGATCGAGAGAACCTATGAGTCATCAGCTGATCAGAGGATCCTTGCTCTCAAGCAGCATCTCGAAGCTGAAAGGCAGAAATCCCTGCAGCTCAGTATGATCACAGGATACAAGCATGCGCCTTACAATCTGCACTCCCTTGTTTTTGTGCATATGACCCGTTATTTTCCAACCAAAGGCATATTATGGACAAGAGTCTCCGGTGACTCAGGATTGAGGGATACGCTTCATTTCTCCATCAACGGTCCTGTCGGAAATGTCGACGTGGCTAACTGGGAGAACGCACCAATTGCAGTCCTCATCCCGGGATCGGTGTTTCCTCTCAAGAGGATCAGAAACCTTGCGCGGTTTGACACCTTCATCTTTGGAAATCTTAAGATTCCTGCAGGCTCTGTAATCCTCACAACAAAGCATATTGTGGCTGAGGCTGCCAGCCATGAAAACGTGCCTGTAAGCGCATTTGCATACGCCTTTGAAAAAAATGGCATCCTCGTTAAGGCTGAAGAGGATAACGTGAGCATTTACAGTGCGGTGCAGAAGCTGCTGGAAAACGCTGGGAGAGGGGGAATGCCGGTATACGAAGCCAGCAATGAGGAGGATACTTGGAAGCTGGCTGCTCAGCTAGGAGTGAGTTCAATCCGCCATGTGCAAACACAGGAACATGAGTATGAAGATATAAGAAGGGCCATGGATACTCTCCAAATTTTTCTCAGAAAAAAAGGAAACTGGAAGGATGGAACCTTTGACGGCAACGAAGACTTTAAGGCCGGGAATTGGGTGAGTTACGAAAGGTATTTTTCTGTGCCACCCCACGCCCTCAATTGGATGGAAACAAATTGCGGAGATCCGCTCTATCGAAGAGTCTGCAGCCTGATGCTCCAGATGCTGACAGACACATTAAAGCTGCTCGAATTTGCAGTTGGGACGATACGATTGTGCATCGAGAAGGGTCCGATAAGCCTGGATAAGAAAAGAATGTTTGTGGATGTGCTCGGTGCAGTGTATGAAGGAGTTTCCCAAGCAAAGGTTGGGTATGCTCTCTACGCATTTTCTCCAAATGCAGCGAAAAATGTTGATGAATTAATTGAGAAAATCAAGCGGCATTTTGAGATATGCCGTGAGCATCTAAACAGACGGTAGGGAAGTCATCTTATGCCAATACATTTTAAAAGCCAGCCATCTTCAAATCCCCATGACTCCTCTTAGAACCCTCCAGGAAGGCTCTGCATCCCTCCTTGTCCCAAAAGCAGAAAAGATATCCAGGAAGATGCAAGTATTCTACAATCCGGTCATGAAGCTGAACCGGGACATCACGATTCTGCTGCTGAAGCAATTTCCTCCTCTCCATCTCTGTGATCCCTTGGCAGGCACGGGAGTAAGGTCTATCCGCTTTGCTCAGGAGCTGCAATACAAGTCAATTACAGCAAATGATATCGGAGAGAGTGCATTTCAACTCATAAAGAAAAATATGAATCTCAACAATGTAAGCTTTAGTGTGGAGAATAAAGACGCAGCTCTTCTCTTACTGCAATCTAAAGGCTTTGACTACATCGATCTTGATGTTTTTGGCTCTCCAAACTTCCTTCTGGATTCGTCAATCAAAAGGCTTTCAAGAACAGGCATACTTGCCGTAACTGCAACAGACACAGCTCCGTTGGCAGGCACGTATCCAAAAGCATGCATGAGGAAGTATTGGGCTGTTCCAAAAAAAGATTCAAATATGCATGAAACCGGCATCAGGATCCTGATCAGGAAGGCCCAGCTTATCGGAGCGCAATATGACAAGGCATTACTTCCCATTTTCTCCTATTTCAAAGACCACTATTACCGTGTGTTCTTCAGGGTTGAGAAAGCAAAAAAAGAAGTTGATCTTCTTCTGAAGCAGCACGGCATGCATGGAGCAGCAGGCCCGCTCTGGCTTGGAAATCTTTGGGATTCAAGGCTCACAGCGAAGATGGCCAAAACCGTATTAAAAGAAATCGAGAAAGACATTAAAAATGCCCAATTGAACAAAAAATTAAAAATAAATAAAAAAGAAACAACCAATGATATATCAGTACGTAAAGATAAAGAACGTGGAAATGAGCTATTAATAAACAATGATAGTATTGAAAGCAAAAATATCCTTCCAAACCATAAAAAAGATAAAAATGGGATCCTCGGGCTGCTAAAATGCATCAGCAATGAATCAAAAATACAGGCAGTCGGCTTCCATCACCTTCCTTCAATCTGCAGGAAATACAAGCTGAGCATCCCAAAAAGAGAAATTCTCTTAAAAGAATTAAACAAGAGCCATAAAGCCGCAGAGACTCATTTCACTCCAGAAGGCATCAGAAGCAGCCATACGGAGGAGGAGATAAAGAACTTTATAAGACGGAGGCCTCAGAGAAATATGTAACCATCTTTATATAGGTGGTACATATAAGGGCAGACATGAACAAGCTGATTATGGTTTTAGGTATATTTGTTATAATCCTTCCCATAATCTCTGGTCAAATAGCTGAATGTGATGATCAGGAAAAAGGGTGGCAGATTCAGAAATGTTATAGTGACAAAGCAATTGAACTTAACAAAAGAGAATTATGTGATTTCGCAGGAGACTATAAAGGAACCTGTTATTATAAACTTGCAGTAGACGAATCCAATCCTAACGTGTGTGAATCAGCAGAAGGATTCAAAAGGACTTGCTATAACGAATTGGCTCTTACTCTTAGAGATGAAAAGCTATGCGAACAGGCCGGCTCCCTTGAACAAGAGTGTTATTTTGAACTTGCAATGGATTTGCAAGAGGGGTCTTTATGCGAGAAAACAAAGGGGGATGAATGCTGGATTCAACTGGCTATTCTAACAAAGAACGAATCCTTATGTTCTGTTCCAAAAAATACGGAAGAATGCTTTTGGAGGCTGTATGAATCTACGGGTGATAAAGGGCTTTGCCAGTTCTTAGATGCAAAGAGAGAGGAATGTTTATGTAAGAATGATGAGTACTTGAATGCAGACACGTGTGTAAGATTAGAGTGTAAGAAAAAAGAAACGGCGCAGAACCACCAATGTGTAGAAATTCAAGAGTCTAATGATTACATATGCGTTTTAGAGTGGAATTCCAGAATAACTGGTGAACCCATTGAGAGGTGGTGCGGGTCAGTTACTATAACCGAATATATCGGATCACTTCTTGTGGTTATTGCCGGAATTGCATTATTATCTGCGGTGACAGAGACTGGAAAGTCCAGTAGGGGGTATAAGAGGCTCAAGGAAAGGTTCGTAAGAAGCCAACTTCTGTATCAGGCTGCGCGCGCAGTTTTTTTAAACGGATTAATTGCTAGCCTCCTCGTCAGCATTTTAATGATATATGCCATGTCCCGATCTCCATATTATGGAATCTATGTTTGGGGAGAGTATGGTGGATCTTTTATTCGGGGTTTTTTCATAATCTTTTTGACTGGGCTCATTGTCTTCGCTTTGAACAAACTGATTAAGAATAAGTATGTAAAATCGTCAGGTATAGGTGCAATTACAGGTATTGCTTTTGGTTTTTTCTATCTTTTATTTATGACGGTATATCCTTTAGAGGATCTATTCTTCTGGGTTGAGTTTATTTATTATCCTCTGTCCTCTTGGTTGTATTCATCAGGGCTTATTGAATGCGGGAAGGGTCACCCTGATTTGTGCGAGATTATCTATTACATACCGGTTTTTGTGAGTAATACGATGATAGGGATCATTTTAGGGTTAGGGGCAAGTTTCTTTTCAAAGATAGTGGATATAACGTCATGGAAAAACAGGATCCCGGAGATGGTTAGGAGAACTATTCGCGAACTAACCTTGACCGTGCTGTTCTTTTACATAATAATCCGGATATCGAGCGTGTTAGGAATTCCTAATAGAATGTTAAATGTCTTTTTTGCAAACCTGGTGGCTCCTTTAATCTTATTAGATCTATCATATTTTGGTGAGCACCTAAAAGGGTGGCATATGCTAGTCATCTCTATGATATACGTTACGCTCTTATATTCATTATGGAAGGTTACTTCTTGGAAAATTAAAGAGAGACTGGGCTAAGAGTTTCGGGTAGAAGAGGGGAAATCAAAAAGTATCACGAGATTCATAATCTCTCCCTACGGCATATCTGAATATCAGGAGGATCGCCCTATTACCCAATCGTCCTTCTCACATCAGTAACTTCGCATGAGGATACTGTATCAAGCTCGGCAATTGACTTCTCAAGCTCCTCAGTTGAGCCGATGTTCTCATCCATTATAAACATGAGGATTAGAGCAACAAGGCCAAATGCGATAGGCTCCTGAATGGTCTTTCCTACCTCTCCGCCAAACTCAGAAATAAGCCGCACAGCCCTGTCTTTAATTGCATCAAGATCCACATCAGTTGCACGGGGCATGATCTTCAGCGTTACAACAACCGTTGCCATCTTAATTCGGCCCCGCAAAGCCGCAGGCATGGCAAAGGTACTGGGCTGCCATGCTCCTGCAGTGCGTGCATCTGATAATCTTCGTCTTGCCGCATTCAGGGCATAAGAAGTGAGTAAATCCCTCATTCGAGGTCACTTTCTTTTTGCATGAGTTGCAAATCTCTTCCATGCGTCAGGAGAGATAACCCCTCATTTATAAATGTTGTGAGGGCGTAAGTTCGCAGCAGATACCCCCTATGCTATAGGTATAATGTGCATTGGCTGGGCCCTTTGCGAGCCGGTTAAAGATAGATCATAGCAGCGACAAGAGGGTTGGCACCTTCGGAGAATGTCGCTACCCGTTCTAATAGCGCTCGGCGAGCCTGGCCTGCCAATGCACATTCTCAGGTTGCCGCCGTGCTCAAAAATGCCCTGCATTTTTGGTCGCTCCTTCGGAGCAGCTCGGCTCTTTCTGTCTTTAGCGAAGAGCGGTCCAACCAAAACGCCCGAAGGTGTTTTGATTGGACCAACCCCTCCCGCTGTGGTTCCTTTACACTATTGAGCCTCGCGAAAATGGCGGCAACCTTTGCGATGTATAGGAGAACCTTGCAAAGCCGTAATATCTCGTAACTCCTTAGAATTGCGATTACCATTCCAGAGATACAACAAAGCTTAATAAAGAAATAATCTGTAGGGCAATATATGGGGCTGGGAATAAGCGATAGGGAGCTAGATGCAATCCTTGGAGAGCCTCCAAAAACTCCGGCAGAGAAGATACCTCTTTCTCGGAGATCCCTCTCTTTGATCAGAAAGGCCAGGCCGGATGAACAGCTTCTTGAGAGGGAAGCAGAACTCAGGCAACGGGAGTCCAGCCTCAAGGAAAAAGAGGCAATGCTTCTTGAGAAAGAAACCGAGATCGAAAGGGCTGCAAGGCTGCAGGGAAAACAGGAAGCAGCAGAGCAGAAGAAGATTGAAGCGCTGCGTGCCTCAACAGCCAGGATGCTCGAGCAAAAAGATCAGGCCATCAAAGAGGCCGAAGATCTGGAAAACCGGCGCATAGAAAAGCTAAAGTCCGAGATCGCAAAGCTTCA
This region includes:
- a CDS encoding elongation factor 1-beta, whose amino-acid sequence is MATVVVTLKIMPRATDVDLDAIKDRAVRLISEFGGEVGKTIQEPIAFGLVALILMFIMDENIGSTEELEKSIAELDTVSSCEVTDVRRTIG
- a CDS encoding zinc finger domain-containing protein; amino-acid sequence: MEEICNSCKKKVTSNEGFTHFLCPECGKTKIIRCTHCRSMAAQYLCHACGFAGPN
- a CDS encoding Ig-like domain-containing protein — its product is MIAILSFSASAWTVQLSSPQNGTNVSNNNVLFTFNTSTDAPDTLNFTLMANFTGVWLGNNTNFTNIAFPVGSTRSIGVMIPDGNYIWNINATNFSDAIDYNFSAGNFSFAMDNRPPSVSFLDPLSLANVSRTINLTIAGTDPTTGIQSLRVQNGTNGNWIPLSLSAGTKNDGNWSVLFDTASVADGSLNLRLNATDYAGNSNSSEAITITIDNTHPKIFKYNGNVVSNAIVKGNISLNVTANDTLTGIQKLNFTITDNSGERLLLAERRNDFWNASIDATTLTDGVHNVTAQAYDHAGNGPLNRVVISEVAFNGLGSDSALGNEWIELYNPTSQPVTLSNWTIDPQAAGSTNFDIANAVIPPYSAMTFSENTTWFTANFGFPPDNSDDGFGTLRDAGDTIYLKNASGGIVDSVVYGDASITGVTANDGETIIRNPVSGDTDSESDWSSNNTATPGQAANPSHITVTVDNTPPKVAAFNGAVINNADLRSGTYTINATVTDATTAANAVYFAIMNSSGSQFQTITASNEAGSFWNASFDTTTLADGTYNITAYANDSLGNLNNTERITVDIDSTPPSLSVVTPLNNSFLMSTTPEIGFNITDSLSGVNTSSISFKYRFSLLPPQFDISNVAITPIPNGFYVNGTITDFGSQGVINITVNAKDNATNAIQQFSWSFTISFNAPSIPSVTINDTDNLVRSSDTLNITLNVSSEFAPIAAVNISNATAIQLTNISTGIWAANFTPNNLSCSADGACAVHITVIDAAGNINSSESFSLTIDNTLPSVTNLLISDIDNITRSQDVVTFNVTVTDAHFSSGKVTLGNASLLTLRNNTPTVWNITTPVSSFDCTQTDGPCILTLAVEDDAGNINRSERIAWQIDDAAPRVFNITTNDSNNIVKSTETINISVNITDTNAITNVSLNGTLLSKSGNRFSTVNSTSQFCPGVTNGFCQLTFNATDIAGNLNSSETLTFIVDETSPSVAALSTSDSDNIVAPTTVITLTANVSDSNGIASVFFNDTIPMLPASGNLYTLQNTTSYFCPGISDGACKLNFTAIDYAGNRNSTQTLTLTVDNSAPASPNFTQTPSIVTNSDNVTLNITWTDVNGIASVLIEHNATGNFTNATVTNVSNVYSATIPSSLIDNHETIAWRSTARDNAGTTTTTSLMFFTVTNRAPNSSSILPIAWQEETTTSINLSIYFADSDGDSLIFSITNPPERINAAINGQIVTLTAPSNFFGLDYIVFNATDSFLSNLSNNVTLNVTDINDAPVVSAVSDIALQEDTSNTTLNLSSLVNDSDTPKSSITWSATIINNPNISVLINQSTKIANISSSNNFTGTAKLFFTANDGAASADTNLITVNVTPINDPPTATLLLSPGLNALVGPNVSLTWSPASDIDGVVSYLVVLNAYPNPNTTAAQTTSAAADITSLADQTYYWRVISTDGSLNTTSETRNFTVRLNTPPNITSVYPSTNPTIAENQTQRFNASFNDRENNIMTANWFVDNVIQSAGASSDLQLNHSFFNYVPAFNESGQRTVRFTVIDQFSQTTNYTWTITVSNSNRAPLFTHSLSGPDAREDLPYIFDINCTDPDNDSVTFATTAPGFSISGGNLTFIPGNNNVGTASANITCSDGSLSTLGTVSFLVINTNDAPNITSFSPSAQKIILNTLQSQAFSITSIDSDVGDTAGLATTWLVNNATQGTGSTFSFGPTSLAGDYSITARVRDNSNAEASRGWNLTVSVVPRSENISGSILNLTPQQAQAAANITIEKPSQGTIDFRNNILNLTNLAALDEVVKIEPGIIAIDTDRAPQLNRSAHIIMRGLSFTSTPAIYYNRGFNLGLNDSNTQRCPDSLCSNITYQAGTLEFDVAHFTTFLTGSEDQPPQFTTSPPTTAIINTTVVYDANAADPENAAVAYQLLQAPEGMSLNNATGLITWNAASLGRFDVVLQASDGSLASTQSFTIRVRTSTNLLISNVDAKVDSKRSSNLADGDSIRRDAEPESKVKFEIELENTGNTEMQDAAATIILEGIDDGDDDEEDTDSFNLQPGRKRSESVSFTIPLVVDEDTYRVIIRAEGTEANGTLAEDEIELFLDVNKNKHSLQIRNAEANPNPAICEKDVELRFQVMNLGEDDEDEVSIKASSPGLGFLRTETDISLDANQDEESRLNRAYTIPVQDIAPGSYPITITSFYDSKEESQKTVQLEKVECEFEPLPVRPSQQRLEPVQVIRTTTGLPPLQTLPAAQRLQPAAQTKAQAPTTQQPGAQPSQEKPSITTVPQPIQVDGSLILTFMIIGLIVLGGLAIYGIGYLIIKAPRRPLY